A single genomic interval of Paralichthys olivaceus isolate ysfri-2021 chromosome 7, ASM2471397v2, whole genome shotgun sequence harbors:
- the LOC109638917 gene encoding nuclear receptor coactivator 5, protein MSSWPKSAAGSRRAPANPNGSAQKRRFRRGAPYPGRGEERTEELKDVLDSYEEREQIQNFTGSVKFEGFKHQSNAKPENSTPADRRKTLYQKFYRQVQDERKPPDCVVMSVTNQCLDYPKSLSQCLQERGLSVEMLYLQAETGLTRALQDVRAEGSPLCILVEQTNIALSSCTVIIFSDSLKIHRNMPKDQAMEFVTAEHSRGLVKERPPRDPADIAAQASQQLDDFLEREKIERHSVPTETRQLLHLLAEGVHLYPEELETISEYVRSRQAHMQASNIEGEKGSMLPPGLGKPPPLLPTPPGPPQPQPGDGPMIDHSPPPRPPLLPSPGSYPKTKPPPLLSLHGLPGPSLGGPSLRGPPLQHNLFNGPPGSRGPLLHHPPLFHPGPRGNHNIRGPPPSLKSSRPPLLSSPGPPLPRLSGPRH, encoded by the exons ATGTCGTCTTGGCCGAAATCAGCCGCAGGTTCCCGGCGAGCTCCAGCGAACCCGAACGGAAG TGCTCAAAAACGGCGGTTTCGGAGAGGAGCCCCTTACCccggcagaggagaggagaggaccgAGGAGCTCAAGGATGTGTTGGACAG CTATGAAGAACGAGAGCAAATTCAAAACTTCACTGGAAGTGTGAAGTTTGAGGGATTCAAGCATCAGTCAAATG CTAAACCAGAGAACTCCACTCCAGCAGACAGACGTAAAACCCTGTACCAGAAGTTCTACAGACAAGTGCAGGACGAGAGGAAGCCACCCGACTGCGTGGTCATGTCTGTCACCAACCAGTGCCT GGATTACCCCAAATCGCTAAGCCAGTGCTTGCAGGAGCGTGGCCTGTCAGTGGAAATGCTCTACCTTCAGGCGGAGACGGGCCTGACCCGGGCCCTGCAGGATGTCCGAGCAGAAGGCTCCCCGTTATGTATTCTGGTGGAGCAGACAAACATAGCTCTGTCCTCCTGCACTGTTATCATATTCTCAGACTCTCTCAAAA TCCATCGCAACATGCCCAAAGACCAGGCCATGGAATTTGTTACAGCCGAGCACAGTCGTGGACTCGTCAAAGAGCGCCCACCGAGGGACCCTGCGGACATAGCAGCACAGGCATCGCAGCAGCTGGATGATTTTCTAGAACGAGAAAAGATTGAGCGCCACAGTGTTCCCACCGAAACACGCCAGCTCCTACACCTGTTAGCCGAGGGGGTGCATCTCTACCCTGAGGAGCTGGAAACCATCTCAGAGTACGTCAGGTCTCGACAGGCGCACATGCAAG CCTCCAACATCGAGGGGGAGAAAGGGAGCATGTTACCTCCAGGACTGGGGAAACCACCCCCTCTACTCCCTACTCCACCCGGACCCCCTCAGCCTCAGCCTGGAGACGGGCCCATGATTGACCACTCCCCACCTCCACGCCCACCTCTCTTGCCTTCACCAG GCTCATATCCCAAAACCAAACCTCCGCCGCTTCTGTCCTTGCATGGACTTCCTGGTCCATCACTAGGGGGCCCATCTTTACGAGGTCCTCCACTACAGCACAACCTCTTCAACGGCCCCCCAGGGTCTCGTGGGCCCCTATTGCACCATCCTCCTTTATTTCACCCAGGTCCCAGGGGCAATCACAATATAAGaggcccccctccctccctaaAGAGTTCCCGtcctccacttctctcttctCCAG GTCCCCCTCTCCCACGACTGAGTGGCCCCCGACACTga